A window of Cohnella herbarum contains these coding sequences:
- a CDS encoding MarR family winged helix-turn-helix transcriptional regulator, giving the protein MDNTADFVKSWTKLTKDWNAQMEAELAPQLTAGQLEVLELLQAHEPMKPSDLLPHLETTPAAITTLLDRMERAGLVERNRDDSDRRIVWVTMTELGRSEVERGVAVRSAIVNRSLELVSSHNRQLLVYLMSKVAGTRESLAATERKNASATGANADEVATDSAKETEQIHSESSAISS; this is encoded by the coding sequence ATGGATAATACGGCGGATTTTGTGAAAAGCTGGACGAAGCTCACGAAGGATTGGAACGCGCAGATGGAAGCGGAACTTGCTCCGCAATTGACTGCAGGCCAACTGGAAGTACTCGAGTTGTTGCAAGCGCATGAGCCTATGAAGCCATCGGATTTGCTCCCGCATTTGGAAACGACGCCTGCCGCGATTACGACTCTCCTTGATCGTATGGAGCGCGCAGGGCTCGTCGAGAGAAACAGGGACGACAGCGATCGTCGGATCGTATGGGTAACCATGACGGAGCTGGGACGCTCCGAAGTGGAGAGGGGAGTCGCCGTTCGCAGCGCGATCGTCAACCGCTCGCTGGAACTGGTATCGAGTCATAACCGTCAGCTACTGGTGTATTTGATGAGCAAAGTAGCCGGAACAAGAGAGTCTCTCGCGGCAACCGAACGGAAGAACGCGTCGGCTACAGGCGCGAATGCGGATGAAGTTGCAACCGATTCGGCCAAAGAGACCGAGCAAATTCACTCCGAATCTTCGGCAATCTCATCTTGA
- a CDS encoding Dabb family protein — protein sequence MANKEMIHSVIFNLKHAKGSEEETRFIEDGRSILSSIPVVRDFKVYRQTSPKNEFAFGFSMAFDNAADFEAYNAHPLHEKFVKERWESEVENFLEIDYQE from the coding sequence GTGGCTAACAAGGAAATGATCCATTCGGTTATTTTTAACCTTAAACATGCTAAAGGATCGGAAGAAGAAACCCGCTTCATCGAAGACGGGCGTTCGATTCTATCTTCAATCCCCGTTGTGAGAGATTTCAAGGTATATCGGCAGACAAGCCCGAAGAACGAATTCGCGTTCGGATTTTCGATGGCATTCGACAACGCGGCGGATTTCGAAGCCTATAACGCCCACCCTCTGCACGAGAAATTCGTCAAGGAACGATGGGAATCCGAAGTCGAGAACTTCTTGGAAATCGATTATCAAGAATAA
- a CDS encoding sensor histidine kinase — MSRNALSASWRVLAILVLWAVSSGCTASAQADKPIPKAENGIIDLSSWSWKKDGIVPLNGEWSFEWLIAPTKLDGETSFEGSTLEVPGIWGNTNPSNETELKRQGCGKYGLTILHKKQKEMLAIRLPNISTAYQLLIDGKIELTRGIAGLNGGDTVPYQLPATVYFNANDNRTDLELIVANFDHRDGGIRTEIVIGNVDHIQKLQTKHAAQELIVLGCLIMIGFYHMGLYIVRRKEVANFMFSILCLFVGIRMGLMGEGYVLQWIDVMTWEFATRLEYISIVTAGWAGFAFFQSMYSCEIKRIWYKLSSWIAALLIISVLLLKPITFTSWLPVFQVYILIFSAKALVGLVLSAHRKREGAWLSLIGVAGLVLTIVNDMLIYNGWWISIDLLPFGLLFLIVMNSFIISLRFSLTYERAEQMSSELTEWNNSLEQKIEERTEELQRSYQTLEEAKVELERMEQSRTQLVSNISHDLRTPITLLQGYMEALKDNVISEPAQRDNTIKLMLSKVEGLNSLIQDLFDISVLEAKKVELTLENIPLADWKERLTEQYEMEMQSKGIDFSCALAPEETLSESVTIDVLRMDRVFANLLYNAVRYTPNGGTIRITMSTDSVHSQVEVLVEDSGAGIEPGDLPHIFDRFYKKDKSRHSSSGGSGLGLSIAKEIVELHGGTISAFNPQEGGSAFRILLPMTAK, encoded by the coding sequence GTGTCCCGAAACGCGTTATCGGCGTCATGGCGGGTGCTGGCCATATTGGTTCTGTGGGCTGTCTCAAGCGGCTGTACGGCTTCAGCGCAAGCGGACAAGCCGATACCTAAAGCGGAGAACGGGATCATCGATCTCAGTTCGTGGTCATGGAAAAAGGACGGCATCGTTCCGCTAAACGGAGAGTGGAGCTTCGAGTGGTTGATAGCTCCAACCAAGCTTGATGGGGAGACGAGCTTCGAGGGGTCTACGCTCGAGGTGCCGGGAATCTGGGGGAATACGAATCCAAGCAACGAAACCGAGCTGAAAAGGCAAGGTTGCGGTAAATACGGCTTAACGATACTGCATAAGAAGCAGAAAGAGATGCTGGCGATACGATTGCCGAATATCTCTACGGCTTATCAATTGCTGATCGACGGCAAAATCGAATTGACTCGCGGAATAGCCGGCCTGAACGGCGGGGATACCGTTCCTTATCAGCTGCCTGCGACCGTATACTTCAACGCGAACGATAACCGTACGGATTTGGAGCTTATCGTAGCCAATTTCGATCATAGGGACGGCGGTATCCGAACAGAGATCGTAATCGGCAATGTAGATCATATTCAGAAGCTTCAGACTAAGCATGCCGCTCAGGAATTAATCGTCTTGGGCTGCTTGATCATGATCGGTTTTTACCACATGGGGCTCTATATTGTCCGACGGAAAGAAGTCGCGAACTTCATGTTCTCGATCTTATGCCTATTCGTCGGAATAAGAATGGGGCTGATGGGCGAAGGGTACGTTTTGCAATGGATCGACGTCATGACCTGGGAGTTTGCCACCCGATTGGAGTATATTTCAATCGTGACGGCAGGGTGGGCTGGCTTTGCTTTTTTTCAATCGATGTATTCCTGCGAGATTAAGCGGATATGGTATAAGCTAAGCAGTTGGATCGCTGCCCTATTGATCATAAGCGTGCTCTTGCTGAAACCGATTACGTTTACTTCGTGGTTGCCGGTGTTTCAGGTCTATATATTAATATTCAGCGCGAAGGCGCTTGTAGGCTTAGTGCTGTCGGCCCACCGCAAGAGGGAAGGGGCATGGCTTTCTTTAATCGGCGTGGCGGGTTTAGTCCTCACGATCGTGAACGACATGCTTATCTATAACGGCTGGTGGATATCCATTGATCTACTGCCATTCGGATTGTTGTTTCTCATCGTTATGAATTCCTTTATCATTTCGTTGAGATTCTCGTTAACGTACGAGCGGGCGGAGCAAATGTCGAGCGAATTGACCGAGTGGAACAACTCTTTGGAGCAGAAGATCGAAGAACGGACGGAAGAATTGCAACGTTCGTACCAGACTTTGGAAGAAGCGAAAGTCGAGTTGGAACGGATGGAGCAATCGCGGACGCAACTCGTAAGTAACATATCCCACGATCTGCGGACGCCGATCACGTTGTTGCAAGGCTACATGGAGGCATTGAAGGACAACGTTATCTCCGAACCGGCGCAACGGGACAATACGATAAAGCTAATGTTATCGAAAGTAGAGGGGCTTAATTCGCTCATTCAGGATTTGTTCGACATTTCCGTTCTGGAGGCGAAGAAAGTCGAACTCACGCTGGAGAACATCCCGCTAGCCGATTGGAAGGAACGTTTGACCGAGCAGTACGAGATGGAGATGCAATCCAAAGGTATCGATTTCTCGTGCGCGCTGGCTCCAGAGGAAACGCTAAGCGAATCAGTCACGATCGACGTTCTCCGAATGGATCGGGTATTCGCGAACCTGCTCTATAACGCCGTGAGGTACACGCCTAACGGCGGGACCATCCGGATTACGATGAGTACGGATTCGGTTCATTCACAGGTTGAGGTGCTAGTCGAAGACAGTGGAGCGGGGATCGAGCCTGGCGACCTGCCCCACATTTTCGATCGGTTCTACAAAAAGGATAAGTCGCGTCATTCGTCCTCGGGAGGAAGCGGGTTAGGCTTATCGATCGCCAAGGAAATCGTGGAATTGCATGGCGGAACCATTAGCGCGTTTAACCCGCAAGAGGGCGGAAGCGCGTTTCGAATCTTGTTGCCGATGACGGCTAAGTAA
- a CDS encoding CapA family protein translates to MRQAVFVSFWLLAIVLTACSNGSPPSSAPSQKPALPTPTHSQAPSSPAVTASEEPVSSPSLPAEPEIREATLLAVGDIMVHMPQLPAYYNAAKQTYDLKPWFSQVKPLFQQGDWVIGNLEMPIAGKDLKITGYPRFNSPIELADAIADAGIQMVSTANNHSMDRAFPGVKRTLANVKKAGLVPIGTAVSKADQQRLIIEERNGIRMGFLAYTYGTNGIPVPEDKSFAVNLIDPVVMKKDIARLREAHVDVVTVSLHFGLEYQRLPNEQQTKLVRELVKAGADIILGSHPHVVQPYEEIDIPASEADDGISRRGIVIYSLGNFISNQTGSWKDVGLIFGVNLVKTTQPDGTSSIHWNKITTEPTWVHIAWKNQKRYYTIVPMNNALAKKNIPGLAEKDYAKIKTLLSGINKHLKALQPSQS, encoded by the coding sequence ATGCGTCAAGCCGTGTTTGTCAGCTTCTGGTTGTTAGCGATCGTGCTAACGGCCTGTTCGAACGGCTCGCCACCTTCCTCTGCTCCTTCGCAGAAGCCGGCACTTCCGACGCCGACTCACTCTCAAGCTCCTTCCTCGCCCGCTGTGACGGCTTCGGAGGAGCCTGTCTCATCTCCGTCCTTACCCGCAGAGCCGGAGATCAGAGAAGCAACTTTGCTCGCGGTCGGAGACATCATGGTGCATATGCCGCAACTTCCGGCTTATTACAACGCCGCCAAACAGACGTATGATCTTAAGCCTTGGTTCTCGCAGGTGAAACCGCTCTTCCAACAAGGCGATTGGGTTATAGGCAATCTGGAAATGCCGATCGCCGGCAAGGATTTGAAAATTACCGGATATCCGCGGTTTAATTCGCCGATCGAACTCGCGGATGCGATTGCCGACGCCGGTATTCAAATGGTTTCTACCGCCAACAATCATTCGATGGACCGCGCGTTTCCCGGCGTGAAACGAACGCTTGCCAACGTGAAGAAAGCCGGCTTGGTCCCGATCGGAACGGCTGTTAGCAAGGCCGACCAACAGCGGCTGATCATCGAGGAAAGAAACGGCATCCGAATGGGTTTTCTCGCTTACACCTACGGCACGAACGGTATTCCCGTTCCTGAAGATAAATCGTTTGCCGTTAATCTGATCGATCCGGTCGTCATGAAGAAAGACATTGCGCGTCTTCGCGAAGCCCATGTTGACGTCGTTACGGTCTCTCTGCACTTCGGACTCGAATATCAACGCTTGCCGAACGAGCAGCAGACGAAATTAGTCCGCGAGTTGGTGAAGGCCGGGGCCGATATCATTCTCGGCTCCCACCCTCATGTCGTTCAGCCCTACGAAGAAATCGACATCCCTGCCTCGGAAGCAGATGACGGCATCTCGCGTCGCGGGATCGTCATCTACTCTCTCGGCAACTTCATCTCCAACCAGACCGGCAGCTGGAAAGACGTCGGTTTGATATTCGGAGTAAATCTAGTCAAAACAACTCAGCCGGATGGAACGTCATCGATTCATTGGAATAAGATCACGACCGAACCGACCTGGGTGCATATCGCGTGGAAAAATCAAAAACGGTATTATACGATCGTTCCTATGAACAACGCTCTGGCGAAAAAGAATATTCCCGGGCTCGCCGAGAAAGATTACGCCAAAATAAAGACGCTCTTGAGCGGCATCAACAAGCATCTCAAAGCTCTTCAACCTTCGCAGTCATGA
- a CDS encoding class I SAM-dependent methyltransferase gives MQMAQDWLDYELIDTGNGEKLERWGDIILRRPDPQIIWPLKSEHADWKQADGHYHRSSSGGGQWTYKRSLPERWNISYGPLKFHIKPTSFKHTGLFPEQAVNWSWMMNKIREANRPIRVLNLFAYTGGATVAAASAGADVCHVDAAKGMVQWAKENAELSGLGSAPVRYITDDVFKFVQREERRGRQYEAIIMDPPSYGRGPNGETWKLEENLFPFLESCMGILSDKPLFVLVNSYTTGLSPTVLNNLLNLSIRRKFGGKLDCGEIGLPITRSGMTLPCGIYGRWESED, from the coding sequence ATGCAAATGGCACAGGATTGGCTAGACTACGAATTAATCGATACGGGTAACGGAGAAAAACTCGAACGCTGGGGCGATATCATTTTGCGGCGCCCCGATCCGCAGATTATTTGGCCGCTCAAGTCGGAACACGCGGATTGGAAACAAGCCGACGGCCATTATCACAGAAGCAGCAGCGGCGGCGGGCAATGGACGTACAAACGCTCCCTTCCGGAAAGATGGAACATCTCTTACGGACCGTTAAAATTCCATATTAAACCGACAAGCTTCAAACATACCGGCTTATTCCCCGAGCAAGCGGTTAACTGGAGTTGGATGATGAATAAAATCCGCGAAGCTAACCGGCCTATTCGCGTTCTTAATCTATTTGCTTACACCGGGGGAGCGACGGTAGCGGCCGCTTCGGCAGGAGCGGACGTATGCCACGTCGATGCGGCCAAAGGAATGGTGCAATGGGCGAAGGAGAACGCGGAGCTTTCCGGACTCGGTTCCGCGCCGGTACGTTATATTACGGACGATGTCTTCAAATTCGTGCAGCGCGAGGAGCGCCGGGGCCGTCAGTACGAAGCGATCATTATGGATCCTCCTTCATACGGACGCGGACCTAACGGAGAGACTTGGAAACTGGAAGAGAATCTATTTCCTTTCTTGGAATCCTGCATGGGAATTTTATCGGATAAGCCGTTGTTCGTGCTCGTTAACTCCTATACGACTGGACTATCGCCGACCGTTCTTAACAACCTGCTTAATCTGTCTATTCGTCGGAAATTCGGCGGCAAGCTAGATTGCGGAGAAATCGGCTTGCCTATTACCCGAAGCGGAATGACGCTGCCTTGCGGGATCTATGGGCGCTGGGAGAGCGAAGATTAA
- a CDS encoding helix-turn-helix domain-containing protein → MNMGERLRELRLRRKISQEEVARHIGITRSAYSHYEINNRQPVYETLIKLAAYFDVSLDYIIGGNQHKSKSEIGGMPDAKEILSLFQHMNHEQRKKSINLITDFMSQERRVNDSG, encoded by the coding sequence ATGAATATGGGAGAACGGCTGCGAGAATTGCGGCTTCGCCGCAAGATTTCGCAGGAAGAAGTAGCCCGGCATATCGGCATAACCCGTTCGGCATACAGTCATTATGAGATCAACAATAGACAACCGGTTTATGAGACGCTTATTAAACTGGCTGCCTACTTCGATGTGTCATTAGACTACATTATAGGAGGCAATCAACACAAATCAAAGTCCGAAATCGGCGGTATGCCGGATGCCAAAGAAATTCTGTCTTTATTTCAGCACATGAATCACGAGCAAAGGAAAAAATCGATTAATCTCATTACCGATTTCATGAGCCAAGAACGCAGAGTCAATGACAGCGGATAG
- a CDS encoding response regulator transcription factor codes for MKSSETTILVVDDEREITELITLYLEREGYAVYTSDNGLDALRIATSLVPDLIVLDVSLGKMDGIEVCRELRQGACADVPILFLSCKSEDRDIIRGLSEGGDDYITKPFSPSQLVARIQAHIRRRRTRERTPEDQVAQLCFSGLEIDFNSLEVRLEGELIALSAKEFELLSVLARQPNRVFPLEELYRRVWQSDSMGDTRTLMVHISNLRKKMELDPARPRWVQTVRGFGYRFCPTNACDEQSEIPN; via the coding sequence ATGAAGAGTTCGGAAACTACGATTCTCGTCGTTGACGACGAACGGGAAATTACCGAATTGATAACCCTGTATCTCGAACGGGAAGGCTACGCCGTATATACATCCGATAATGGGTTAGACGCCCTTAGAATCGCAACCTCGCTCGTTCCGGATCTTATCGTATTGGACGTATCTCTAGGCAAGATGGACGGGATCGAGGTTTGCCGCGAGCTGCGCCAGGGAGCTTGCGCCGACGTGCCGATCCTGTTTCTAAGCTGTAAATCCGAGGATAGGGACATCATCCGCGGCTTATCGGAAGGCGGGGACGATTATATTACGAAGCCTTTCAGCCCTAGCCAGTTGGTTGCGAGAATTCAGGCGCATATTCGCAGGCGCAGAACACGGGAAAGAACTCCCGAAGACCAGGTCGCTCAGTTGTGCTTTTCCGGACTGGAGATCGATTTTAACAGTTTGGAGGTTCGATTGGAAGGCGAATTGATCGCGCTATCGGCCAAAGAATTCGAGCTTCTAAGCGTGTTAGCCCGGCAACCGAATCGAGTATTCCCACTGGAAGAGCTCTATCGTCGCGTCTGGCAGTCGGATAGCATGGGCGATACGAGAACGCTTATGGTTCATATCAGCAATTTAAGAAAAAAGATGGAGCTAGACCCTGCTCGACCGCGCTGGGTACAGACGGTACGCGGCTTCGGATATCGGTTCTGCCCGACGAACGCTTGCGACGAGCAAAGCGAAATACCTAATTGA